The following nucleotide sequence is from Falco naumanni isolate bFalNau1 chromosome 6, bFalNau1.pat, whole genome shotgun sequence.
tatcaaGCACACTGAGCTAAAGGAGACCAGCAACCTGAAAACAATAGCAACATGTTGTTTGGCAAATGCTAATTAGTCAAAATTATATCAAGGTAGTTTGAGAAACTGCCATAGGAAAATATGGGTAATTGCTTCTGGGAACAGCTAGTTCAATGGTCCAATTCCTTTTGATTGTGCCCAGATAATACAAACAACTTTAGTAAAAAAGTTACAGTAGTTGAACTTCTGCTAATTGCTCTCATATATTTCAGTAATTGCGGGAAAGAACAATTACATTACATCTTAaagtgaaattacatttttagaaaaggtGGACTGGGTTTTCCTCTGGTTGCTGTTAAGGGAAAATGATCAGACTATAAAAAGAAGAGGCAAGACTGGTAAGCCCTTCAGGTATATGTGGTTCACTAAGATGCATCATAAATTACAGTATTTGTGCAtacatattatttctttattatgtAATTtgtaacaaacaaaatacagcaaatagGCAATTGTAATGGTTAAATAACAAAGAATAAGAAACCTGGAAAGGTATCCTTGAAGCCTAGCCAAATTATATTAGCCTGTAATACAAACCCAGAGAAATAACTGTTGGAATATTATAGAAACggtatataaaataaaatatccatcACTGTCTTAaagactgtatttctttcttggtCATCCTACTTCAAAAGCATCCATCagaaaatccaaaataaacagcataaattaaaggaatggaaaaattaGGCATGTAGTAAATTATGGCTCTGCAGGGGCAAGTACAGTAAATCTAAAATGCATTCAACAGCATGATAGAGAGTTTCTCTTTCATAGAAGTTTCTTTAATCAAAAGGCACTATATTTAAAGCTGatcaaaggaaatatttttaatgcaatgtACACCTGATGTGTGGAATTCAATACCACTATGTAATACATATTTATGAAGGATATCTCCTCCGTGCTCACAACCATCAGTTTCCTGAGGTTAATAAAGAACTTACTTGATCGTGTTGCACGGTATTAATTATCCATGACAGACATTTTAATTCATCCAGTGTAGAACTTCATATTAACAATAATTGAGAGTTTGTTGCTGTGATCCTCTAAGGCTATCTCTGTGATCTGTAATTCTGTTTCTAATAACAGATTTCTTGAAAGCAGGGATTGTTCTTTCCATTAATATTGTTGTTCATAAGCCATGCTATGTATATGTTGCATGAAGCTAACAAGAATAACAAGTACTGGTTGTGTTTTACtccagtattttaattaatatgaataatggaaaatattttttctaatattactAATAACCTCATTCACTGTACTTCTATCATCATTGTACTGTGGAATTAACTTTCCAATAGCTGGCAAAACATGGCTTTAAACAGAAGAACTAACAAGTTGGGCTTCATGGAATGAAGTTATCCTGATTATTACAAAATATGTAACTATCAGTATACCTTTGAGAATATATTGATAACCTAAGGGAGGGGGAAGAGTTCTTCATATGGAAGAAAAGTAAGCAGCATCTttagaaagaagacaaaagGTGAACTCAGCTATCCGGCAGTGTTGTATTCAGTGGTTGAAAAGGGAAGGGGATTTTTTGAGTTTGAATTGGggaaattttttaaatactgtctCCAGCTGGTCAGTGGAAAGGAGCCATATTTTCAGTTAGTTATGGTTATTGGCACGTAATTTGATTTCTTGAGAGATACATGCTGGTATTTgggtaatttattttgtttttcatttcccaGAGATCTCATTTTCTGGTAAGAGGTGTCAGCATAATAacattttgcttgtttcttttctagaaaaacTTCTGTTGAAGTTAAGGCATGTGGGAAGAGGTGACTGCTGAAGAGAATaggattttcatttttggaGCTTTCCTCAACTTATTTTACTTCTTACTTGCTGTTTTCATGTCTGCTactattttcttccttgcacAAAAATCTAGATGCTAGCCATTATTCATTTGTATTCAGTTATGTCAAATTTCAGGTACATAACAAATATGGTGccaaatacaaataaatcatAACATGTCCAGATATGTGTGAATTTTTCTTTAACCTTCCATCCAGATGAGAAGGCAATGAAGTTCATTCAGCTTGAACGACTGTATCATGAGCAGCTGCTCGCAAATCTTTCTTCTATACAAGAACAGTGGGGTGAGTAGAGGCTAAACTGGTGTGGTAGAAGAAAGAGTTAATTTGGGTTGTATTTCTAAATAACAGAGTATACATTCTGCCAGCTTAAAATGTTATATAGCAAAAGCAGcgtttatttcagaatttctctgAATTTGTTATGAGAAAAGTATACCTGCTTTAGATTTCTTCTCACACATTTCATGAAAAAAGTGCAAATAGTTTGTCATTCATTAATCTAGTAATTAAGACTCTGATTGGTCCACAGTTGTTTTGAGCTTATTTTTGGTTTAGGGTTGATGAATCTGATGTGATGAAAATAAAGTGTATTGTGAAAAAATACAATGCTTTTTTGCATAGCCTGAAACAAGATTGTAGAACATACACAAAGAGTtgttaaatatttctctgtTAATTAGTTTCACATATACGTTTTATGCTAAGCAAATACTACGTCTATAATATTTTGGGTAAAAGTGATTTTGGTtcaatttagaaagaaaatggaaaacagcagtTCCTACTCCAGTTACAACGCTGAGGAATTCAGCTAAAGAACTGAGTGGTGAAGAGCTGGAAAAGCTTACCAGAGTTTGCTCTTCACATCCACAGTAAGTATAAGAAAATGTTACTACTTTTCCAGTACTAATATGTTAGTGCAGCTGTGTCTATTTGCCAGtatagatgttttaaaatagtcaatgtcaaaataaaagttgaatcccattgacttcagtgaattTGGTTATAAAGTAGTGGTTCTTTTTGATATGTAActaaaatgtttccattaccatcaattttcactgtttttataTGGTTTGAGGAATGTATAGGGACTAGATCTGAACTATTTTCAGCAAATTATTAGCATGCCAGAAATGGAGGTTTGAGTTTTAGTATTTTCAGGCAATGTAAAAACTGAGCAGTGTTAATTTAGACAGAGAGAGACTGTAAAACTGATGATGGTGCTTGTGTCTAGTAcctattattttaataattgttttGAAAGGGAATTGTCCAGCACCTCAGACTCCAGTACTCACATCTACCCTATAGGATTTTATTCCCaatttttctacattttagGACAAAACCCTAATGCTTCAAGTCATTCTTGTTGCCTTCTGTTGATTTCATATAGGTTGCCTAACCATTCTGAAGCAGTGATTCTGTAGTTTCCCTAGTGTGGCAGTATTCTGAAAAGTGGTGGAATCTTAGTTCCTACCTGCTTTGCTTGATGCATCTCAGCCTCCAGAATCAGCATGTCCCAGTATCACACTCGTTTGGATAGGGTGCTCCTCTGGGTAGTACACACAGGAGATTGTACCCATCAGGAAGGGGATCTGTTATTTTATGGGTGAATGTCGTACCTACTAGGCATTGAGTTTAAGGGACAGATGGAAAAGATTATGCCATCTGCCACTGAAAAATGATCAGCCAATGATGATAATAGGGAAACTAACCACGTTCAAAAGCTGTGGAAAGTCCAAGCTGTGACAGGGGAAATGCTCTCTATCGATGGGGAGAGAGAaccttttcaaatatatttgcattGGCTTAGGCAGTCTCGATGTAACAGAATGCTTCTGTTGTTCATAGAGAGTATGATTTGGcttccatgtgtttttttttcttctgggtgaCTGTACAGAAGTTTGAAAACACCAAGGCTGACTGCCAGAACCCAGGCAGGGATTGTTTATTTGTAGTGTGAATGGTTTGGGAGGGAGCCCTTGGAAAGCCGGTGGTACCACAGGAGGAAGGGGCAGCTCTAGCACGGTAGCATCATGTTTACATGTTTACAGCAGGCTGCTACTGAGAGATGGCACTCTTGAGTGCCTGCAGGGTTCCTCAGCCTGCATTTCCTTGCACACAACCTTGCAAGCCCACTGAAGGATTAAGATTCAAGTCTATTGCTGCTCTTCAACTAGCACCACCTCCCTACTGTCACTTCAGTTGTCGCCCTGCTGAGAAtaactctgctttcttctgctaatACTTTGGTGCAGCCCcacttcaaaatacaaaatttcagtCATGTAACGTCATTCCTGGTTCTGAGAAACcctgcaattaaaaattaaggcTTCTGTTCATTGGCCATAATTAGTTGTCTGTATCTAATATCATTAATCTTCTGAACTCTAAGCAAAActcttatttgcttttattgtttcatacatttttttcctaagctttAATCtcaatttattttgtaattaaaattacactttattttttagtgAATAACATGCAGCTCTTTGAAAACGtgaggattttgcttttgtaattgAAAGTAATGTAACTTCTTCTGATACTCAAGGTCTAGAGCTACATACTGGACATGGATAGTTTTGAGTGTCTCTATTTGAAGTTTAAATGGTAAAATTTAGAAGTTTTTGTTAGAGAGTATGAACATCAGTACTTCTCCCTCTTGTCcttcctaccttttttttttttggtagctttAAACAAAATGCTCAACATTTTATCTTTATCGCTGTATGAAAGGCTGCGAGACAGATCGTGCATGATAAAACACATTGTGCATGAATCTCTACACAGTTTGCAAAGTCCACGCTGTGAGCAGTGCTGACTCACGTGTGAATCCCAGTGGAATCAGTGGGAGCTGCTGTATCTTAGAGTACTCGGAAAACATGTCCCAGTGTAAACAGTTTGTGGAGAAGGAAATAGATGGGGCTTTTTCCATTCCTCAATCACTTTTATAGtgatcagtatttttaatactaGTAGATACTAAGTCCTtacatgatttttaaagttgGTAGAGTTCTTTCTGAGCATAAAGTGTTAGAAGAATTTAGATTGCTTGTTATGttgcagtaaattttttttaaactgctttctCAATTAGGTGGAGCAATGTTTGGGCTAATGGGTGATGATATTCACATATGGTACAGATCTGTGCTTGGAAGTATGCTAGCATGCTGACACTGTTTCAATGTAAGAAAAGTTCTGTGCTAATATTAGAGCAGAGCAAGGGTTTATAAGATGTCAATGACATTTGTTATGAAGaatgttgcttcttttttttttttaagttgtttctttttttcttattgctgcAGGCCACGGGCATCCAAAAATAAGGTAAGCAGCTGCTTAATTGAATTCTGCTTTGTCAAAGATTGctaatgaatatatttttaataatatttgaTACAGTCTTTCCAGTTTAGTATAAAAACTGTTTGAAGTTTGGATGTTTCAAAAAATCACAGTGTTCCTGTTTAATTCcaaaaattacaggaaatacTATCATATTTTACAGCTAGTAGCTGCAGAAAATACATGGGAGAGTGGTTGTTTGCTTCAGTTAATGgaatcaaaaaaattaaaggaaagagaagctactgcttttaaatcaggtatgtgtgtgtttatgtggaTGCatgagtttgttttaaatattatacTGTAATGATATATTCCTACAAATACTATGAAACTATTTCATTTGAAGCTACAGCATTTGTTGGATTCCCACAGTTTCATCCATTTgtgcaaattttaatttttttccacaactgCACAATGGATGTACTATGCCATTTTAATTAGTCATTGATATTCAGATTTGTAATTAAAGTAATTCTAGCCTCCatcaaaaaaaatcttttaaatgtGCATATGTTTATAGCAGCCTACATAAGCTACAAAACATGTAAAACTAGAGATACGATAAATAATTTCTATGTATAAAATATAAGGTAAACAATCTGATGACAAATATTCTGAGTTGTGGCAATTCAGTACCATTAACAGAATTAGTAACTATTATAAATTACATGCAATATACTGATTTTTagacacatttttctgttacagcaaagaaaattaggAAGCTTTTGGGGGTCTTGAAGAGAAAAGGAtacttcagttaatttttttcaatacacACTTTTGTATCAGCTTCATTATCCTCCTCCTGCCTTGGGACAGTGGCTGTTTTGTTTGACTAATTTGTTAGAATGGCTGGAttcttacaaaacatttttaattgaatgaATTGTTCAAATGGAGGCAAAGGGGGAAAGAGAATTGCTAGACTACCAGGCTGTGCTTTATGTGTCCTCtctttcagcaaaatgtttctgttttttactATGTTCCAGTTGCCAAAGTTGACCTAAACTGTGTGCCTTTCCTTGAAATCAGCTAGAATCTCTCACAAGATAAGGGTTGGTCTATGTGACCTCAGGAGGTCCGTTTCAAGCCAAACTATCCTACAAGTGTGTATCAGCCAGGAGTTCAGGAGAGTCAGGGGTTAATGAAGATACAGAGTCACAGTTCTCTACATGTGTGGATCCTCCTCATCTTCAGCCTCTTTCACCATGACCCCTGTActgccttttctctgtctttgttCTTGTAACCTAACTAAACACAAAACATTGAAAACAcgaaaaaaatgttttacagctCATAAGGCAGATCAAAAGAACCCTGTGCTTTTTATTATTGGATGGTTGGAAATTCCCATGGAAAGAAATTAGGCACATGtaatttttccattgtttttatTCCAGGTGGAAACTAAAGCTTTCTGGTTCTGAACATTCAAAACTTCTGAATTAAAGAGCATTTTGTGTCAATGTTAAAACACTGTAGTACAACATATAGACATATTAAACTTAATGTAAAGTAATTAATCATGGTTGTCATGGTTtaccccagccagcaactaagtaccacacagccacttgctcactgccccccacccccacccctggtGGGCTGGGGAAAAGAgttggaaaaaggtaaaacccatgcgttgagataagaacaatttaatatgaagtaaaatataacaataataacaattgtaagggggggggggggagggagagagatggAGGAATAAAACATAAGAGGAACAAGCGATGCACAATGCAGTTGCTCACCgcccactgaccaatgcccagccagtcccccagcagcaatcGGTGGCTCCCGGCCAAGTCGTCCGTCCgtccgtgtccccccccccgtTTATATACCGAGCACAacgttctgtggtatggaacatccctttgactagttggggtcacctgtcctggccctgctccctcccggctcctTAATGCATTTCCTCACTGGTAGAACATGGGAAACTGGacagtccttgacttagggtaagcactactAAGCAACAACTGAAATATCAGCGTGTTATTAACATTATTGTcctactaaatccaaaacacagccctgtaCCAGCCACTAGCAAGAcaattaactgtatcccagccaaaaccaggacaatggtgtaaatggaattttttaaatgtcattctCTTATTGTAACTCTTGTCAAAATGTAATCAAAATCTTTGGGTTCCTGTGAAATGATTGTGAATTAATAAATTCATGCCATCCCATAGAAGGCAGTTCTGCTGGGAATTTTCCAGCAGTGCTAAATACTTTTACAGTACAAAGATATGAATGTTCCAAGCCTAACTCAAGTTTAAATGCTTAAGATTTGCAAAAGATGATGTTCACAAGATCAGTACGTTCTTGAGGAAGGAATGACTTCTCACCCTGACATGTCTCTTCATCTGTTAAGGTGGTGCGTGGTCAGttagctgctgctgcccctcaccAAGTCAATGCATCAGCAGCATAGGActgaatgtttttcttgcagttaGAAGGTTACAGAGATGATCCAAAACTCAGAATTTGTATACACTGCTCAGTGCTGTGCGAAAAATGTTTGAGTTGTGGCTGAGTGATCCAGCTCAGGGCTAGAACCAGTATGGCCTTTTGGGGCTGGTTCTTGATTTTGCCTGACCTCCAGCAGAATCCTATATTATAGTAACCATACAGTTCCTAATATTTAAACTAACTTCTTCAGCATTAGCCTAAATGCATGGGCCTTCTCACtgaaaacttctgctttttgtgtgggttttttttttttcctcaacatcatgaaaaatgagaagtaaatatgtaaactttttcttcttctcttagAAATGTATCTGCCAGTCTGCAGGGAGAGCTACTTGACTCAGCTGCTGGTAGTAGAAGTCTGATTTACAGTaagacaggaaaatgaaaatcttaGGTTGTTTGAAGACTGTCCTTCATATGAATTCATAtgtccaaaataaaatttatctaGCAACTATCAATAAGAAGTATTAGCGGATACACaatatatatacagatatatatacagatatatattaCATTGTAGAGAGTGTTGCACTGTACTATGGTAGCACTTTGAAGTAAAATCACACTTCTTTACTAATCTAAAGCAAAAATTACTCCATTGACTTATTGCAGGCATTTGGGAATATAGTTTGAGCTTTTGTAGGCAGTCGATCCTAAGAATTTGTGACTTCTCTCTCGTGGGGATACAGTGACAAAGAAGCAGCTTTATAAGAACTTGTCTAGTCAAGATTACGGGGAGGGTCACTGAATGAGTTTTCTGCCCTTCTGAGCAAGGGCTGTGAATGGTCTGTTCTgctacattttcctttctggcaGATTTTCTCTTTGAGTTACCAACAGAGGGAACCTACGTCCTTAAAGCTATGTGTGTATATTAGAAGATGAGATTTGATACATCCTGTATCCATTAATTTCTCCAGGTTTTGGCAGAAAGCCTTAATAGCTTTAGTGTTAACTAAAGATCATCAAATTCATGTGTTTCATGAaaccttttctaattaaatgGTGAATTTAGAAAAACCACTAGCATAAGTTTGCAGTGTGTACATAAAGACCTGTTTCCAAGGTGGGGAGAAACTGCTTATACCGTGTTTTCTTTTAGATCATATGGGATTTGTTTTTAAGTGGGAAGAGGGACAATAGATGGTAAAGTGTGAATTCTCCTCTGGTAGAATGCCATACGTCAGCATTATCTCTGCTGGACTGTCTTGGATTAACAGGATAAAAAGGTGGTGGCTACAGGTTTCTGTGATGAAGAAAGCAAGTGTcaattttaaagtaactgtaaaaaaaaatcttaaattacaGTAACTGCTTTTGTTGCTAGAAAATTCTCAGTAGACACTTGTATTTCTGACAGGTAAAAATTGCTGCCACATTGGTGGGTATGTCTTCATTTAACTCAGTAGGAAAGAGCACCTTTTCTAATTACGTGTTCAAGTATTTGTCTTAACTTTATCTGCAGTGGGTGTGGGTTGTCTAAAGCAGGtgtaaagaaaacactgaaagctgctgaaaatttGATGTGGAATGTAATGATGATCATTACATCTCAGTTCCTGTACATCTATAGTTAGATAACAATGCTAGgattatttattacttttttagGAACAGCCCTGAGCTCAAGGGCCACCTTTCAGGGTGAGtaatttgatttaatttccGATTCCATTTAATCTTTGTTGCAGTTGGGGCTGCCAACAAAGATGTTTGTTGTAATGTGCATGTATCCACTAGGAAAAATTGACAGATGGTAACCAAATCTTGTACCAATAATCCAGGCAGTGTTTGAACTCGTGACCTATATGTGAAGGGCTCAGTATCCCGTTACAAATCCCTTGAGCTACCTCCTCATGTGTGTCTAATTTTCAAAAACTCCCTGTCTCATACGGATTTCTTCTTTCATCATTTTACAGAAGTTAGGTTTCCTATACCCTTTCTATCTGTTAGTGATGTTCTGGGGGGGggttctgcattttgaaatggtTGGatattctctttttcagtttccaaGCCTGTCTTTTCTATGCTACCTTgtacctttcattttcttttaaaatgtacatcGTTTAGAATTTAGTAAAATTGTTCAATACGACAAATTAatgcaaacatttctttaaagactGATGAATGTGACCCTGTTTCATGTAACAAGTTCAGGAAATTGCTCAGCTTTTCAGTGAGGTTTTAACAGATGAGGAAGGGTAAGATTGGCATATAGATCTTCAGTCATTCTTGTGAGAATATATAGTTAATAAGGGCATTGTTTGATCTCTTTGTTAATCTATTCATAAgacctttctgctttttgctatGACCAAAAAATCCAAATGAGTGTTTTCTAGAGTTATTAATTTGTTGATTGAGGTTAATACTATTACTTAATAATAGTCCTACTATAGCATAGTCtttaacttaattttcattGAAGTATGGAATAAAGGACAGTTACTGTCACAGCTGGCTTGCTTTAGTATACTAATTCTAAACACTCCCTTTCTTCATAAACCTAAAAGGGGAGATGTGGCTTTGAGCTTCTTGGAATGGCTAATGTCTAGTAATTTTATTGACAACTTGCATTAATTATCTATTCCTTCATCAGCAGATGACGCCAACAGTACAGTAAGTGAATTCACAAGCTATGTGAAGCTCcccttgtttctttctgaaatttcagataagaaaaatcagttttcatttgtACTGTAAATGTGAATACACAAATAAGCTGCATCCAATTGCATTTATTAATAGCTAAACTAACTTACATACACAaaagataatatatttttatgcagtCCATTATGTAAAATATGGTAACTGGTTGTTTAATTTAGCATTAACCAAAGGAGCTACTTTCCTCTTAAAAGGattgaattttaaatgtattaaattgGTACGATTTCAGCATCTTTAAAGGAAATGCAAGTATCTCCCTGTGTAATAGGTAACACTAgcatcaaaatacatttttttgtcattaagTGCATTTGTCTGAACTCCAGACATCCAGAAGGTGCGCTCACATAAAATATGCTTTAGAAGAAAAGCGGCTGTCCAGAAAGACGTTTACATACTTACTGTGCTTGAAGTATGGGAGTAACTCTTTTCAGGAGGACACTACGGTATGTTCTTTGCCTGCAAGAATGTGTGCAAATACTTTGCTGAATCAAGAGTCAGCTTTTCAGACTACTAATGGAACTTTATTCTGACTGGAGCATAAATACCTGCCCTTTATGGGAgtgcattttaaagcattggGTTACAACATTATCAAATCACAGTATACTCTTTCACCCCGGGCTGATGCTTTGaatcatttaaaaacactggaactgtttttcctgttgcaCTTAGGTACTGAAACTTGTCCTGGCACTGGaccaaagaaagaagataaacagCTGAGCACTAGTTCTCTGggtgaaaacaaaactgagagaCAGATAGAGGCAGCAAGTCTTTGGGTAGCTGCGGGAAAGGACCACATggaggagcagcactgcagtgctgAATCAACGTTGAAGCCACACACCCAGTCCACAGGGACAGTGGGCAGGCCTTCTTCGGGCTGTTTATCATCTGGTGATGCCGGTAAAGATAACAGTTTGCAGCTGAGAGAAAGACAGCTCTCTAAGGatgtggaaaaaatagaagGCACAGCTGGTGAGCCTGGGCTGAAACTCCCTCTTGAGCCAATGGTAGATGCTTTGGGTTTAACAGATGCTGATTATATGCCTACTGATTTGGTTCCTACTGATAAAGATGTGCAAGCTGATAGAAATCTGCTCAGATCAAAACATGCTGCTGGCTCTTCAGAAATTGCTAGTGGCCAGCTTGGGAATAGTGATTTAAAGCAGCAACAGGAGCAGCCTGATGATGGTGATGAAAAGTCTTCACGGGACGGAACTGCATCAAATGTATGCTCTGGGTGTAATAAAGTGTCTGAGCAGGAGAGTACTGCCCATTCAGGAGTGtgcaaagaaagagagagaacagcagggcaggaggagaaggtaAATAATGAAGAACAAGAAGATTTATTTCTCAGATATTTAAATGGTAACATAATAGACACTGAAGAATCATTTGCAAACTTAGCGAACCAAGAGGACTTTGACACTGTTCCAGATATTTCACCTGAACGAGCATCTTACAGCTCACTGGAAGCTTTATCACTAGATGACAGCTTTTCGTCCCTTGATGAACTCGCAAGAAGGATAGAGATTGCTGAGGTAAATACTGTGAATCCTATAAAATCTTTCATGTTTAtctcaattaaaatattttagatacTTCCAACTTCAAAATGTGTTAAATATTCTTTCATatatcactttatttttaatctgaaaataattctaTACTTAATTGTTCTGAGTTcagaaaagtttcttttaaCCTGTTAGCTTCCTTCTTGACCAGCAGTGCTCTGTGTTTCTAAAAATCAGATTGATTTTTACATATGAGTTTGAacacctttttttcattttaacagagACTGTTAGATGAGCTGACAATTCCTGCTAAATCACGGTTTCACATCAGAGATCTACATAATGTCTGTGATGTAACATGTGGTTCGTTTCTGTTCATAGAataaaagatgcttttctgtGCCTCTTCCATATAGATTGGAACTACATATGTCATAAGCTCTGTATATGAATGTATGGGCCTCTCATTTTGCTCAGTTTAGGCAGTTTTGTTGTTCAACCAAAACTTAAGAAAGAACTTCTAAGCCTGAACCCACCTTTCTGAAGCACTGCTGATCGGCCACAACAAGAATGAGTGCTTCATAAGCtaaattgcttttctaaaaatacagaagatttATTGCTTTGGGACTTTTTTGGAGACTGTATGATGAGatctttgctttatttgtcttctggttttgatgcATTTGCAACCGTGGGaccttaaaagctttttctttgatTGAAAAAGTGGTATTATTGTGAAATGATGTGATTCTAGATGCTGGAGGGGGAAGACTTATAAAAAGGTATCTTAGTCCatctctatttttaatgtattgaaCAATACAGCATCCCTTGGCAATAAAGTAACTACTTCTCTGTAGACCAGAAGCTAATGCACAGTGACCCAGAACCCCCACGATCACTCGGGGACAGCAGCCAAGCAGGGAACTAAACACTGGGGATCCATGCTGATGTTACTACATTTTTGGCACAGTCTCCAGAGCTGGAAACAGagcattttggtttttctcACCACCTAAACGtcttatttcctttccaagATCTTTCATCCTGACCTGTCCCTGAAACACCTTGTCTTTCTGTGGGATGTCAGGAGGCATACCACATACCAGGACTGAGGGCCTTGTGCACAAAGATGTACACAAGCTCTCGACAGCATGCAGCTGTGGAAACCCACACACATGTCCATCCATGTAATCAGACTTTTGCACTAGATCCGTTGGCTTGTGTTTGCTTAGAGGATGGCTTTGAAAAAGAGCGTTTTGTTGACAGCCTGTGCTACACCCATATATGTGTATAACAGAAGAGTAATTTAAGTATTGTCCCTCAAGATTAGGTTTGTGTTGAGCCCACTGAAAGTTCAGCATTTTAACAGGAGAGAACTGTTCTGTTTCATGTAGAAAAATCCTAAATTAATCCCATAGAAACTATTTCTCAATTGCTGTGTTTGGCcatttgcatttcagaggaTAGGATAGGAAACAACATACTGATACTGTTAGAAAAATTATGCTTGAATTGATTGGCCCAGTGACCGATTATGATGCTTTACAGGGAATCTAGTTTCGTTTCTAGTTTGCTATCCTGATGCTAGGACTGCCAGTACTCAGATGGCAGAGTTAACTCTCTGGGGAGTGAAAAGTACCTTGAGTCTTTCCATAGTACTTTTTCTGGCCATATAAGGCATCGTGTTGGCTAGCACTGGTAGGATTCTTTTTGAATCATCCTTAGCAAGAGGCCTGAATTGTGTGAGCAGAAGGTTTAAGTCgggga
It contains:
- the CNST gene encoding consortin isoform X1, encoding MRGDGYSLKGGRFLPGGAMSGLKMFGGRLSGSTSNALMDDREFSPNDLQIDSKDSLPADYRVESLASHLVSSADENENQLDNDGNEVLTSSSIAMGRQDKGEQDSINNNENMDSGDCTPSCKEGETERSVNVHMDPQLEEKPIIEKQPGGKRSPRSKRSSSKKSKGVPTVGTTAIKEESTLTTDTDSARDEGAIEANENFNQKEQKQTLQSLFSLLREEVEQMDSKILPLCLHQIAETYFQEEEYEKAMKFIQLERLYHEQLLANLSSIQEQWERKWKTAVPTPVTTLRNSAKELSGEELEKLTRVCSSHPQPRASKNKLVAAENTWESGCLLQLMESKKLKEREATAFKSGTALSSRATFQGTETCPGTGPKKEDKQLSTSSLGENKTERQIEAASLWVAAGKDHMEEQHCSAESTLKPHTQSTGTVGRPSSGCLSSGDAGKDNSLQLRERQLSKDVEKIEGTAGEPGLKLPLEPMVDALGLTDADYMPTDLVPTDKDVQADRNLLRSKHAAGSSEIASGQLGNSDLKQQQEQPDDGDEKSSRDGTASNVCSGCNKVSEQESTAHSGVCKERERTAGQEEKVNNEEQEDLFLRYLNGNIIDTEESFANLANQEDFDTVPDISPERASYSSLEALSLDDSFSSLDELARRIEIAEIAPAEGLVSILKKRDDREGKTIAQVQQRQTKRRVRFQEMEDTLDQDEVAGGSCILLILLCIATVFLSIGGTALYCTFGDMESPVCTDFAANMDFYYTQILQRIEELKHWIAFS